From one Musa acuminata AAA Group cultivar baxijiao chromosome BXJ2-6, Cavendish_Baxijiao_AAA, whole genome shotgun sequence genomic stretch:
- the LOC135615919 gene encoding uncharacterized protein LOC135615919 produces the protein MVSSLLLRPPPPSAAFLRHVATTSPGPLLWRPVGVPTRGSLLRESKWLPLLRSGEKRRRLSNTITNSVTACFYNANDKLKPASSGDDEDSEVEWSVLRRWDVPWSWQTVSLTMMACGVSFVLTGLVESSLLPYLGFQDRELSLDEKAEILFAGQFSVTAVVLGVIYGITNTFQPLPDDVFRYDLKEPFDLRDGWLLWAGVGLLGALIAIALTGFALNIFSGENPQRETDALIRLLPLIGSSGISTACLLGITGVLAPVLEETIFRGFLMVSLTKYLPTPISVIISAAIFAIAHLTPGEFPQLFVLGTALGFSYAQTHNLLTPITIHALWNSGVILLLTFLQVQGYDIRELLQAS, from the exons ATGGTTTCATCGCTCCTCCTCCGCCCACCTCCACCCTCGGCAGCGTTCCTGAGGCACGTTGCTACGACAAGCCCTGGGCCGCTCCTCTGGAGACCGGTAGGCGTTCCCACTCGCGGCTCCCTCCTTCGCGAGTCCAAATGGCTGCCGTTGCTTCGGAGCGGCGAGAAGAGGAGGCGTCTCTCCAATACCATCACCAACTCCGTCACCGCCTGCTTTTATAACGCCAATGACAAGCTCAAACCCGCCTCGTCCGGTGATGACGAG GATTCAGAGGTGGAATGGTCTGTCCTTCGGCGATGGGATGTGCCATGGAGTTGGCAAACTGTTTCACTTACTATGATGGCATGTGGAGTAAG TTTTGTTCTTACAGGGTTGGTGGAGTCATCACTTTTGCCGTATCTAGGCTTCCAAGACAGGGAACTGAGTTTAGATGAGAAAGCAGAAATACTTTTTGCTGGCCAATT ttctgtaACAGCAGTTGTGCTGGGAGTGATCTATGGCATCACCAACACCTTTCAGCCACTTCCAGATGATGTGTTTCGCTATG ATTTGAAGGAACCATTTGATCTACGGGATGGTTGGCTCCTTTGGGCAGGAGTTGGTCTCCTGGGTGCATTAATTGCTATTGCACTAACAGGATTTGCTTTGAACATCTTTAGTGGTGAAAATCCACAAAGAGAG ACTGATGCTTTAATTCGATTGTTGCCATTGATTGGTTCTTCAGGTATCAG CACTGCTTGTCTACTGGGCATTACTGGTGTTTTAGCCCCAGTTCTTGAGGAGACCATCTTCCGTGGATTTCTCATGGTGTCTCTAACTAAATA CTTGCCAACACCAATTTCTGTGATTATAAGTGCAGCCATATTTGCAATTGCTCATCTCACTCCTGGAGAATTTCCACAGCTGTTTGTCCTAG GGACTGCTTTAGGATTTTCATATGCTCAAACTCATAATCTTCTAACACCAATCACCATACATGCACTCTGGAACTCGGGGGTGATTTTATTGCTCACCTTTCTTCAG GTTCAAGGATACGATATCAGGGAGCTTCTACAAGCATCTTGA
- the LOC103990048 gene encoding pentatricopeptide repeat-containing protein At2g36730-like — protein sequence MKQRCLSLLQSCGSMDELRQIHARLHSSGFAGDKFLNSEMLRFCALSPRGDLSYASTLLLSAADTMLSSWNHVIRGYSQSDFPREATLVFLHMRRRGLRPNEFTFPFVLKACAKIMCLLLGRQVHADTLKNGVHPVVYVQNALMNLYGSCRRMDEVRRLFDGMSLRTVVSWNTVLSVCADNALPEESIDIFGQMRSCGFEPDQTTYAILLSAAAELGCLSFGRWLHGQLIGSKLVLNVQLGTALVNMYAKCGAVRYASRVFERMALKNVWTWSAMILGLAQHGYASEAIELFDQMGNASVKPNYVTYLAVLCACSHAGLVNEGYRFFHEMVEEHRIDPTMAHYSAMVDVLGRKGCLHEAYHFIRSMPLEPDAVVWRTLLSACQLHVAKDVTGIGKDVKRILLELEPKRSGNYVMASNLYTEEGSWEEAAKVRRVMREEGLKKVPGASCIEVGGRICRFISGDESCINFEDICQILDGLKLNMKMPYSYLYGFY from the coding sequence ATGAAGCAGCGATGCCTTTCGCTTCTCCAATCGTGCGGTTCCATGGACGAGCTCCGCCAAATCCACGCCCGCCTCCATTCCTCCGGCTTCGCCGGCGACAAGTTCCTCAACAGCGAGATGCTTCGCTTCTGCGCCCTCTCTCCGCGCGGGGACCTGTCCTATGCCAGCACGCTTCTCCTCTCTGCCGCTGACACCATGCTCTCCTCCTGGAACCATGTCATCCGCGGGTACAGCCAGAGCGACTTCCCGAGGGAAGCCACACTTGTATTTCTCCACATGCGACGCCGTGGGCTGAGACCCAACGAGTTCACCTTCCCCTTCGTGCTCAAAGCCTGCGCCAAGATCATGTGTCTCCTTCTTGGAAGACAAGTCCACGCAGATACGCTAAAGAATGGCGTGCATCCCGTCGTTTACGTGCAGAACGCTCTGATGAACCTGTATGGCTCCTGCAGGCGGATGGATGAGGTGCGGAGGCTGTTTGATGGAATGTCTCTTAGAACGGTGGTCTCATGGAATACCGTCCTGTCTGTCTGCGCTGACAACGCGCTGCCGGAGGAATCGATCGACATCTTTGGTCAGATGAGGAGTTGTGGATTTGAGCCGGATCAGACCACGTATGCAATCTTGCTCTCTGCAGCAGCTGAGCTTGGGTGCCTGAGCTTTGGAAGATGGCTTCATGGACAACTCATCGGAAGCAAATTGGTGCTCAATGTTCAGCTCGGAACCGCCCTAGTAAACATGTATGCAAAATGTGGAGCTGTAAGATATGCCAGCCGTGTCTTTGAGAGAATGGCGCTGAAGAATGTATGGACTTGGAGCGCTATGATTCTGGGACTCGCGCAGCATGGTTACGCTAGCGAAGCTATCGAGCTCTTCGATCAGATGGGGAATGCTTCGGTCAAACCAAATTATGTGACATATCTCGCTGTGCTCTGTGCTTGCAGCCATGCCGGCCTGGTCAACGAAGGCTACAGATTCTTCCATGAGATGGTGGAAGAACATCGGATTGATCCAACGATGGCACACTATAGTGCCATGGTTGATGTGCTCGGCCGCAAGGGATGTCTGCATGAAGCTTACCACTTCATACGAAGTATGCCATTAGAACCCGATGCAGTTGTCTGGAGGACGTTACTTAGCGCTTGTCAGTTGCATGTTGCTAAAGATGTGACAGGTATCGGGAAGGATGTGAAGAGGATATTACTAGAGTTGGAGCCCAAACGAAGTGGAAATTATGTAATGGCTTCCAACTTGTACACGGAAGAGGGATCATGGGAGGAAGCAGCTAAGGTGAGAAGGGTGATGAGAGAAGAAGGTTTGAAGAAGGTGCCCGGGGCGAGCTGCATCGAAGTGGGTGGACGGATCTGTAGGTTCATTTCAGGGGATGAATCTTGCATCAATTTCGAGGATATCTGCCAGATATTAGATGGACTGAAGTTGAACATGAAAATGCCCtactcttatctctatggattctATTGA
- the LOC135615918 gene encoding amino acid transporter AVT1I-like, giving the protein MTDPNEQFVVVIKEDDAADLRKSLLQTHSDDGFLSSRTSNTKHGTSFARTCLNLSNAISGIGVLSLPYALSLGGWLSLAIFVLVSSICYYTGLLIQRCLDADPCIKTYPDIGEYAFGRKGKLVISIFMYLELYLVAVGFLIMEGDNLDKLFPGVCLKFASVSVQGKQLFILLSALVILPTTWPRNLGILAYVSAGGVLASAVLLGSLLWAGIADTGFHEKGRILDLNGLPTAMGLFFMCFTCHAVFPTISSSMRDSTRFPKVVSISFVLCTINYALMAILGYLMYGEKLESQVTLNLPAGEPYTRIAIYTTLINPITKFALAMSPISGAIEQQLALCRGRMPGKMPSLLIRTLLLCGTVVIALAIPFFAYLMAFVGSFLSVVVSVLFPCLCYLKIHGVSQVRRLELVNILGIVVVGSLVAVIGTYSSLRDIICNR; this is encoded by the exons ATGACAGACCCCAACGAACAATTCGTAGTGGTCATTAAAGAAGATGATGCTGCCGACCTTAGGAAATCCCTCCTCCAAACTCACAGTGACGACGGATTTCTTTCGTCTAGAACAAGTAACACCAAACATGGCACTTCCTTCGCCAGGACTTGTCTCAATCTCAGCAATGCCATCTcag GAATTGGCGTGCTATCGTTGCCCTATGCACTCTCTCTCGGAGGGTGGCTAAGCTTAGCGATTTTTGTCCTTGTTTCGAGTATTTGTTACTACACAGGCCTTCTCATTCAACGATGTCTGGATGCTGATCCGTGCATCAAAACCTATCCCGATATCGGAGAGTATGCTTTCGGGCGCAAAGGCAAGCTTGTCATCTCTATCTTCATGTATCTTGAGCTCTACCTCGTCGCAGTTGGGTTCCTGATAATGGAAGGTGACAACCTAGACAAGTTGTTTCCCGGCGTTTGTTTGAAGTTCGCGTCGGTAAGCGTGCAGGGGAAGCAACTCTTCATCTTGTTGTCTGCACTGGTGATTCTTCCTACCACATGGCCACGGAACTTGGGCATTCTCGCCTATGTCTCCGCAGGAGGAGTGTTGGCATCGGCAGTTCTGCTCGGTTCCTTGCTCTGGGCAGGCATCGCTGACACCGGGTTTCACGAGAAGGGCAGAATTCTGGACTTGAATGGATTACCCACTGCTATGGGCTTGTTCTTCATGTGCTTCACTTGCCACGCAGTATTTCCTACCATAAGTTCTTCGATGAGAGACAGCACTCGGTTTCCCAAG GTGGTATCAATCTCGTTCGTCCTATGTACTATAAACTATGCTTTGATGGCAATTCTGGGATACCTAATGTATGGTGAGAAGCTGGAGTCCCAGGTGACACTCAATCTTCCTGCCGGGGAGCCCTACACGAGGATCGCAATCTATACGACACTGATAAATCCTATTACCAAGTTTGCGTTGGCAATGTCTCCAATCTCTGGGGCAATCGAACAACAGCTGGCACTTTGCCGAGGGAGAATGCCGGGGAAGATGCCTAGTCTCCTGATCCGAACTCTCTTACTCTGCGGCACGGTGGTCATAGCACTCGCCATTCCTTTCTTCGCGTACCTCATGGCTTTCGTTGGCTCCTTTCTGAGCGTGGTGGTCTCGGTGTTGTTCCCATGCTTATGCTACCTCAAGATTCATGGGGTCTCTCAAGTCCGGCGACTCGAGCTGGTAAATATTCTGGGAATCGTGGTTGTGGGATCTCTTGTTGCAGTAATTGGTACGTATTCGTCTCTGCGTGATATCATCTGCAACCGGTGA